The genomic stretch TGGGATGAAGGCTATCCAGGCTCCTGAGGAAAGAAGCACAAGCATGGAAATCAGAACAAAATCAAACTACCCTAGGAATGAAATGCGAGAACTCTCCAGACAATAATGTGGTACTGTTGAGGAAAAATGTAATACAAATTGAAATTTCTCTTAAGGCTGAGGTCTACAACAGGCCAAAATGGAGACTATGGTTATCTGACGCCAGACCAAGTGGAGGTTTAGGTCATCTAAGTCTTGTGAACATGACAGAGTAGGTCATCAAAGATTGGCACGACTGAAGGTTGAGGTGGTTCAAAATCTCAGATGAACTGAGACAGGGCAAATGAATAATGAGCTTTTAAATGAGTAGGTAAAATGAAGATTAAAGTGGTCAGTCTGGGACAACATGACCATTAAGATCATTTAGGATTAGCTAAAACAGAGGACAAATTATAACTAGTCACATTTGTAGTTAAGATTAtctagggagctggagagatggctcagtgagtaagagtgcttgatgctcttccagaggacccaagttcagttcctagcactaaTGGTGGATGGCTTAGAACTCCTTCTAACTccactccaggggatctgatacactcttctagcctccatgggtaccCTGACAATTGtggcatatacccacacatacatataaataataaaaataagattttccaGGACTAGTCAACATGGTTATTGAAATCATTAggcaaatggaaaataaatattttcctggTCTAGCCAACATGACAGTTCAGATCATGTAGAATTATGCACTATGATGGGTAAAACTGAACACAGCTGGCCAGTATAAGGATTAagggcatttatttattcattttaaaagatttatttattttcattttatgtgtatgaatattttatggGCATGCATATATCTGCACTATGTCCATACCTGGTACTTGTAGATGGTTAAGAAAAAGgttgtcagatcctctggaactggagttacagattgttgtgggTTCATGTAGGTCTTCTTCAAAAGgagcaagtgctcataactgctgcactatctcttcagccctgattGAGTTTATTTATAGCAGTCAGATAGGAGTTTAACCTATCAAGGACTTAAGCACACAGGGTTTGAAGTCATTAGGAATGACCAACATGGAAAGAAAGTAGGTTCCCAATTAGTCACATGGTAGTTGAGGTGAAGCCAGACCAGCCAACCTATAGTTGACATCATTCATTTAGAGTTGGCCAATGTGCAGTTGGAGGGTGTCCAGGGTCTCATTGTGGTGGTTGGGATTATTCATAACCAGCCAACATGATAGTCAAAGTCAAACAGGATCATTCAACGTGAGTTAAGATTGTGTAACACCAGTCAACATGGCAGGTGAAACAGTTTATGACTATCTAGCAAAGAATGAAAGCTATTTAAGGTTATTTGGGCCCTAAGGGATCCAGAAATCTTAGGGCCTTCAAACACTCTAGTGCACCAGGTCaccccatccttctctctccccaaccaGACCTGCTCAACCGCCATATTCTGGATGACATCATGTGTGCCAAGCGGGTTGTAACCTTACACAAGAGTATGAATGCCTGGTAAGTTCATTGGGATGGTCTGGATTTTGGACAGTCACAAAGAGTGATCCTACTATTCTATCAACTTGTCcacttcattttccctttctcctttcatttcccAGGGATTCTTGGAGCCGGCACTGTTCTGGTCATGATTTATCTGAATGGCTCAAGGGATGTGAGGTGCATCTGAAAAAAGACCCAGGCGATACCGACTGGTGACTCAGATTTCATAAGAATcgagatttcattttttctttttttgtttaataaaagatGGCATCTATAAATAATGCAAGATATACTACCTGTcagatgctttcattttcttcatgttttccagAGTCTGAAAGTATTCCCATTCAATCCTTTCCTCCACAGCTTCATAGATCTAATCTGGAGATACAAGATCACTTAGGGGTGGGCGAGGATGGTACAGTAATCAAGAGCATAGATTATCTTTGGTTTAAATATGGTATCTACCACTTACTGATTGTGCTTCATTTAAAGACTCACTGAATTTTTCTCTGCCTGTTTCCAAATCTGAAAAATGGGGATAATAATGAGAGCAATAACTCATGGGCTTATTTGGAGGATTTAATGAACTGATATTTGGAAAACACATATAGTGCTTACATAAAAATTCCATTAAAGATCTGCATGGGATAGTTTATGcttataataccagcactcaaaGATCACATGCATAAGGCCAACatgcctacatagtgagactctgcttAAAAAAGGTCAGTTGCAGATTTGGATAGAGGCGTTGGGTGTAAGGATATGAAAGATATCTTACCTTAAAAAGCATCATTTTCAGATGAGGTCATTTACAGGGTCTTTATTTAAGACATTTACAGTTTCTTCAGGGGAGAATGAAATTAAATACAGCTTACATAGTTTGAACTGAGAATTGAAAATATTCACATTTTCCACATTTTCCCAAATACTACCACTCTAAGCCCCAACCTCCCATTACCTCTTTCATAATCAAAATCCAAAGTTGCAAATGACAGACTTGGAATTTAGGCAAGGAATTCAATGCATACACAAatcaataatttctttttacaGATATCCTGGGTTTCAGTTTGTGTCTCGAACAGAGCTGTTAAGAATTTCCCACTTGCTCTCATTTCCCTGGGCAGTCCTATTGGAAGTAGCTATTCTCAGGAAGTAGTTGCTTATGTCCTTTGTAGTCCAAGGTCAGGGGTGGCTACTCAGCTACACAATGCCTTGCTTTCAgtgttcataaaaataaacaggaatgaTTATTAAAAATTGCTACCTGTCTCTGTATGGCAAGGAGAGTTCAAGATCCCTTCCTTAATGTCAACTGGAATTCCCCTATATTTTTCCCCAATCAGTATAGATAACCAAATTTCACATCTTCATGGGGGTCCTTAAAGGGTGCCACCATGCTGGCTATTGACAGAATTCTAAATGTGGTAGGCATTCATCAAAACAGTAGGAATAAACTCTGATAAATTTGTGTAAAAAAAGTTCTTCTAAAGTATATTAGGCAGCTTATGGTCCTTCTTGGAAGTTTATAGTCCTCCCAGATCAGGCTGGGGTGAAAATACTGGCATTATCAACTGTTATTACGGCTTAAAGCTGGAATTTGATATTCTAGTGGTATCTTCTTTACATTGTTTGGACTATTATAATAATTTGGAATTTTATAATATCTTCTTTGTTATTCCTTTAATGttaatatttaattctttaactTAAAATTGTCTGGTAAACAACCTTTTCTAATACATGCTTGTCTATTTTTCTATGAGTTTGATAATGAATTTGGAAACATCTATTTCCCTTATTTCACTTCTGAGGAAATATGTTTATTGAAATTAGTCGAGTTTCCTTTGATACTTATGTCCACATTTATGATGAGGTTTGTTTTCCAACTGACAGTTTTCATACATTCAAAGACTTCAAACAATGTCAGCATTGAGCAACCTCTTTGATGGAACATGATCATTCAATAGATCCATGATGTAAAAGTACAAAGACCAAGTTTTTTGCTTTAAGAAAGAGGGTCTTCCTATTCCTTTTACCCAGAATAATCTTCTCTCAATATGGCTGGTGCTAAATTTTAAGCCCAACTGACATAGCTGCAGAAAAGCATCCTAACTACAGCACAGTTTCATTTTCTTGGACTTTACTATGacagattttccattttcaattctttgttttctcttatctCTAAATTCTCTAATCCATGATGAACTTTGACCTCTGGAAAGTTTCTTTCCAATTCAGAGCAGTCATAAGGTTTTTCTCCTGTGTGCGTTCTCTGATGCACAGTGAGTTTGGACTTCTCTCTGAAGGCTCTGCTACACTTATCAcattgatagggtttctctcctgtatgggTTCTTTGATGAATAATGAGATATGATTTCTGGGAGAAAGATTTCTCACATATATTACACTCGTAGGGTTTTTCCCCTGTGTGGACTCTCTGATGAATAATGAGATATGATTTCTGGAAGAATGCTTTATCACATTCATTGCATTCATAGGATTTTTCAAATTTCTCTCTTGTATGAGCTCTCTGATGTAACATAAGGTATGATTTTCGGGAGAAGACTTTTCCACATACACTACATCCATCTGTTTTTTCCcctgtatgaattctctgatgagCACTGAGGCTCAGCTTAAGGGTAAAGGCTCTTCCACATTCTGAACACACATAAGGTTTTTCTCCTGTATGAATTCTTTGATGTCTACGTAGTGTTGATTTTTCTCTGAAAGCTTTGCCACATTCATTGCATTCaaaaggtttctctcctgtgtgtgttctttgatgTACACTAAGGTGTGCCTTTTGGTTGAAGGCTCTCCCACATTCTGAacattcatatggtttctctcctgtgtgagtTCTCTGATGTATAATGAGTTTTGTCTTTTCTCGGAAGGCTTTGCCACACTCATTGCATACatatggtttctctcctgtatgggTTCTTTGATGTATATTCAGTGTTGATTTCTCTCTGAAATACTTGCCACAATCGGTACATTcaaagggtttctctcctgtgtgcgTTCTCTGATGTACATTTAGATGTGCCTTTTGGTTGAAGGTTTTCTCACAATCTGtacatttatagggtttctctccttTGTGTGTTCTTCGGTGTATGATgagatttgtcttttcttggaatGCACTGCCACACTCGGTGCAAACATATGGTTTTTCACCTGTATGTGTTCTTTGATGTATATGTAGTGTTGATTCCTCTCTGAAGGATTTGCCACATTCATTACATTCAAAGAGTTTGTTTCCTGTGTGCATTGTTTGATGTAGACTGAGGTGTGTTGTGTTGTTGAATGTTTCTCTGCATCCTGCC from Cricetulus griseus strain 17A/GY chromosome X, alternate assembly CriGri-PICRH-1.0, whole genome shotgun sequence encodes the following:
- the LOC100765065 gene encoding zinc finger protein 182 isoform X3; the encoded protein is MTESWGSVSFEDVSVDFTQEEWNQLDPTQRSLYRDVMLENYSHLVSLGYPITKPEVITSLEQGMLGTIKREISSSSCTDGQAEDYLEWHQKNQDVHLEHAISIIEKNVTEERSYGFDELVSPLPQNTWVVSSGPTPYMNNSFGKSVNDNLSLLNPSSLSFTTQECYECNRCRKLLIPGRQEINDGMKSHDHNMYGKDNIYSFVQHDLTQLGDKSYECPECRITLSPSSFLIVHQITRTGEKPYEWAGCRETFNNTTHLSLHQTMHTGNKLFECNECGKSFREESTLHIHQRTHTGEKPYVCTECGSAFQEKTNLIIHRRTHKGEKPYKCTDCEKTFNQKAHLNVHQRTHTGEKPFECTDCGKYFREKSTLNIHQRTHTGEKPYVCNECGKAFREKTKLIIHQRTHTGEKPYECSECGRAFNQKAHLSVHQRTHTGEKPFECNECGKAFREKSTLRRHQRIHTGEKPYVCSECGRAFTLKLSLSAHQRIHTGEKTDGCSVCGKVFSRKSYLMLHQRAHTREKFEKSYECNECDKAFFQKSYLIIHQRVHTGEKPYECNICEKSFSQKSYLIIHQRTHTGEKPYQCDKCSRAFREKSKLTVHQRTHTGEKPYDCSELERNFPEVKVHHGLENLEIRENKELKMENLS
- the LOC100765065 gene encoding zinc finger protein 182 isoform X1 gives rise to the protein MTESWGSVSFEDVSVDFTQEEWNQLDPTQRSLYRDVMLENYSHLVSLGYPITKPEVITSLEQGMLGTIKREISSSSCTEDGQAEDYLEWHQKNQDVHLEHAISIIEKNVTEERSYGFDELVSPLPQNTWVVSSGPTPYMNNSFGKSVNDNLSLLNPSSLSFTTQECYECNRCRKLLIPGRQEINDGMKSHDHNMYGKDNIYSFVQHDLTQLGDKSYECPECRITLSPSSFLIVHQITRTGEKPYEWAGCRETFNNTTHLSLHQTMHTGNKLFECNECGKSFREESTLHIHQRTHTGEKPYVCTECGSAFQEKTNLIIHRRTHKGEKPYKCTDCEKTFNQKAHLNVHQRTHTGEKPFECTDCGKYFREKSTLNIHQRTHTGEKPYVCNECGKAFREKTKLIIHQRTHTGEKPYECSECGRAFNQKAHLSVHQRTHTGEKPFECNECGKAFREKSTLRRHQRIHTGEKPYVCSECGRAFTLKLSLSAHQRIHTGEKTDGCSVCGKVFSRKSYLMLHQRAHTREKFEKSYECNECDKAFFQKSYLIIHQRVHTGEKPYECNICEKSFSQKSYLIIHQRTHTGEKPYQCDKCSRAFREKSKLTVHQRTHTGEKPYDCSELERNFPEVKVHHGLENLEIRENKELKMENLS
- the LOC100765065 gene encoding zinc finger protein 182 isoform X4, encoding MGSVSFEDVSVDFTQEEWNQLDPTQRSLYRDVMLENYSHLVSLGYPITKPEVITSLEQGMLGTIKREISSSSCTEDGQAEDYLEWHQKNQDVHLEHAISIIEKNVTEERSYGFDELVSPLPQNTWVVSSGPTPYMNNSFGKSVNDNLSLLNPSSLSFTTQECYECNRCRKLLIPGRQEINDGMKSHDHNMYGKDNIYSFVQHDLTQLGDKSYECPECRITLSPSSFLIVHQITRTGEKPYEWAGCRETFNNTTHLSLHQTMHTGNKLFECNECGKSFREESTLHIHQRTHTGEKPYVCTECGSAFQEKTNLIIHRRTHKGEKPYKCTDCEKTFNQKAHLNVHQRTHTGEKPFECTDCGKYFREKSTLNIHQRTHTGEKPYVCNECGKAFREKTKLIIHQRTHTGEKPYECSECGRAFNQKAHLSVHQRTHTGEKPFECNECGKAFREKSTLRRHQRIHTGEKPYVCSECGRAFTLKLSLSAHQRIHTGEKTDGCSVCGKVFSRKSYLMLHQRAHTREKFEKSYECNECDKAFFQKSYLIIHQRVHTGEKPYECNICEKSFSQKSYLIIHQRTHTGEKPYQCDKCSRAFREKSKLTVHQRTHTGEKPYDCSELERNFPEVKVHHGLENLEIRENKELKMENLS
- the LOC100765065 gene encoding zinc finger protein OZF isoform X5 gives rise to the protein MTESWGSVSFEDVSVDFTQEEWNQLDPTQRSLYRDVMLENYSHLVSLGYPITKPEVITSLEQGMLGTIKREISSSSCTEDGQAEDYLEWHQKNQDVHLEHAISIIEKNVTEERSYGFDELITRTGEKPYEWAGCRETFNNTTHLSLHQTMHTGNKLFECNECGKSFREESTLHIHQRTHTGEKPYVCTECGSAFQEKTNLIIHRRTHKGEKPYKCTDCEKTFNQKAHLNVHQRTHTGEKPFECTDCGKYFREKSTLNIHQRTHTGEKPYVCNECGKAFREKTKLIIHQRTHTGEKPYECSECGRAFNQKAHLSVHQRTHTGEKPFECNECGKAFREKSTLRRHQRIHTGEKPYVCSECGRAFTLKLSLSAHQRIHTGEKTDGCSVCGKVFSRKSYLMLHQRAHTREKFEKSYECNECDKAFFQKSYLIIHQRVHTGEKPYECNICEKSFSQKSYLIIHQRTHTGEKPYQCDKCSRAFREKSKLTVHQRTHTGEKPYDCSELERNFPEVKVHHGLENLEIRENKELKMENLS
- the LOC100765065 gene encoding zinc finger protein 182 isoform X2 produces the protein MQLQGSVSFEDVSVDFTQEEWNQLDPTQRSLYRDVMLENYSHLVSLGYPITKPEVITSLEQGMLGTIKREISSSSCTEDGQAEDYLEWHQKNQDVHLEHAISIIEKNVTEERSYGFDELVSPLPQNTWVVSSGPTPYMNNSFGKSVNDNLSLLNPSSLSFTTQECYECNRCRKLLIPGRQEINDGMKSHDHNMYGKDNIYSFVQHDLTQLGDKSYECPECRITLSPSSFLIVHQITRTGEKPYEWAGCRETFNNTTHLSLHQTMHTGNKLFECNECGKSFREESTLHIHQRTHTGEKPYVCTECGSAFQEKTNLIIHRRTHKGEKPYKCTDCEKTFNQKAHLNVHQRTHTGEKPFECTDCGKYFREKSTLNIHQRTHTGEKPYVCNECGKAFREKTKLIIHQRTHTGEKPYECSECGRAFNQKAHLSVHQRTHTGEKPFECNECGKAFREKSTLRRHQRIHTGEKPYVCSECGRAFTLKLSLSAHQRIHTGEKTDGCSVCGKVFSRKSYLMLHQRAHTREKFEKSYECNECDKAFFQKSYLIIHQRVHTGEKPYECNICEKSFSQKSYLIIHQRTHTGEKPYQCDKCSRAFREKSKLTVHQRTHTGEKPYDCSELERNFPEVKVHHGLENLEIRENKELKMENLS